AAGGCCAGATGCGGCGAGAGCATCGAGGTCGCGTCCTTTGCCGGAAAATCGCGGCCTTCTTCATAGCCTTTCAGGGCGCCATCGATGAAGTCGTCGAGTTTCTCCTGCGCGCCGTCTTCGCCGGGCGCCCAGATATCGCTGAAATGCTTCGCCCAGTCCGGCTTGACGGGCAGCAGCTTCCAGCCATCAAGCTTTTCCGATGTCGGCCATGTCTTCGGTGCTTTGAGGCTCTTTGGCACCTCCGCCGGGGCATGCGGCTCCTCGCCACCCTCCAGTGCCCGCCAGAAGGGCGTATAGACCCGGTAGGGGCCGCCGGATTTCGTCTTCAACCGGGAGGGTTCGTGCAGAAGATGGCCGGAAAAGCTGCGAACCGTCAGACCATCGTCGCGAAGCTTCTGTTTCAACGCCCTGTCCGTGGCCATGCCGGCCGGATCATACCGGCGGTTCCAGAATACCGAGTCTGCGCCGGTTGCCGATATCAGCTGTCGCAGCATCTTTTCGGCATCACCACTTAAAAGCAGAAGGCGGCTGCCCGTTTTTTCCAGCACAGCGGAAAGCGCGGCAAGCGAATGGTGAAGCCACCACTCCTGCGCACCGCCCAGCGGACCAGAGGATTTTTCCCTGACATAGACGGGGATGATGGGGCCGCCGTGATCCACAGCTGCGAGGAGGGCAAGATTGTCCGAAAGGCGCAGATCCCTGCGGAACCAGACGATGACGGGGGAGGCTGTTGTCGGCATGAAAGAACCCGGTTCACTTCCGCTTGAACGAGTGTTGAAACGCTTTGTTCCGCAAATCGGCTAGAATGGAAAGATGGGGCACATGGTTTCTCGAGGGTTATTTTTTCGCTCTTGAAACGGCAGGTGAAGGGAACCAACTGGAGGAGCCGGCGTTTGTCGCGGGTTAATAGAGCATGGAAGTGCAATCAATGTTGCTGAAAGACGTTAAGTGGGAAAAGCCCGTTACCATTTCCCTTGAAAACGGTGCGCCCCGAATTTTCAACGGCGTTTACGAAGCCTTCGATTTTCTGCAGCACGAATGGCCAGAACGCGGCGACAAGGCGCATGAGCAGGCGCTTCGTCTGTGCCGCGCCTCGCTGATGGGTGATGTGGCGGGTGAAATTGCCCGCACGGCCTTCGTTGCGGCCAGCCGGCAGGCGCAATGCCTGATGGAGGACAGGGCGGAGACGCAGAATAAAATCGCATCCTGAGCTGTTTTTCAGGACTGGCATGGAAAAGGCCACCCGCCGAACCGGGTGGCCTTGTTTTTTTTGAAGATCAGGAAACGGGTTGTTTCGGACGCAGGATATGGCATCGTGTGCGCCCGAAGCGGATGAATGAATGCGATGACCAACCACTACGGCTATATTGTTTTTCCAACCGCGCTTGGCCATTGCGGCCTTGCATGGGCGGGGCGCGGCATCGCCCGTCTGCAATTGCCCGCTGCTGATGCAGGGGAAACCGAAAAGCTTCTCCTTAAACGCGTTCCATCGTCCACGATTGCGGTTCCCGACACACGCACGCGTGAAGTGATCGCGATGATCACCCGCTATTTCACTGGTGAGGCGATCGATTTTACCCCCGTCGAACTGGATCTCTCCGGGCAGGAGCGGTTTTTTCTCGATGTCTACGATGTTGCACGCCAGATCGGCTGGGGCCGCACGACGACCTATGGCGGTATCGTGAAGGATCTCGGCCTCGGCATGGAAAAGGCCCGCGACGTCGGCCAGGCGATGGCGAAAAATCCGGTGCCGCTCATCATTCCCTGCCACCGCGTTCTGGCGGCCGGCGGCCGGCTGGGCGGTTTCTCCGCACCGGGCGGAACCACCACCAAATTGCGCATGCTGGATCTCGAAAATGCCGGTCGCAGCCGCGCCGATGAGGCGCAGGGCAGCCTGTTTTAAAGCAATGACAGATCAGGCCGCATGAATAGGCGTCTGATTTCTGCCCATTTCTCGTCAAATTGTCGCTAAATTGTCACAATACACGGACGCCCTCCAACATAAGGGCGAGACGTTTGAGAGTATCCGCGTTAATTCTATCCGCTGCCTTGGCTTTTACAGTCGCGGCGCCGGCCTCTGCCGGCATGCTGAACCAGGCAGAAAAATACACCGGGCTGCATGAGTCCAAGAACAATAAGAGCCTGAAGAATATTCTTGGGGCAAATCCCCGCAGCACCCCCTGGTGTGGCCTCTTCCTGCATGCCGTCGCCAGCAAGGCCGGCCGGCAGTCTCCGAAATCCTACGGATTTGCGAAGTCCTGGACGTCTTTCGGTTACGCCGTTCCCGTTGGCCAGGCCAAGCCCGGTGATATCGTCGTCATCCGCAACGGTCGCGGTTATCACGCCGGAATTCTGAAGAGCATGAGCGGCAAGACCGCCCAGATCCTCGGCGGTAACCAGTCTGGCCGGGTGCAGGTATCGAATTTCAACCGCAAGGCCATCGTTTCCGTTCGCCGTTGAAGACCACACAGCATATATTCTTATAAAGGCGGGCCATGACCCGCCTTATCCGTTTCAAGGGGCCTATGGCTGCTCCCTGGTGCCGGGTGCGGCGTCGCGCTGGTCATCATCCTCAAGGTCGGTGGCAACGATAAAGGCGTCCTCATGCTGGCGGGCTGCCTGCCGACGGGCGCGCAGGCTCATCGTCTCATCCGGATAAATCTCACCGTCTTTCGATTTGAGCTCGCTGTCGGTTTCGAAACGCGCCACATCCTCGTCGCGAATATCGAGCGGTTCGTTCTTCGGCTTTTTCGGGGTGCTCATTGAGTAATTCTCCTGCGGGGTTTCCGCGGGGCAAACGATCCCGCATCCATGACGGTTCCCTTTTTCGAAGAAATGCTCATTCACAGTCGGTCTGCGAGGAACAAAGTCTGGCTTTTTCTGTTTTTTCAGTGGCACAATCAAAACCGGTGCAACGCAAAGAGGGAGGCCTGTTATGAGCCATGATCGCGAAGCCGCAATCCGTGAAAAAGCGCGCGCAATATGGGAGAAGGAAGGCAGACCTGACGGGCATCATGAGCGCCACTGGAGCGAGGCGGAACGGGAAGTCTCCGCCGGTGCCGGAGCCGCAAAGACGACGGGCAAGAATGGCGTGAAAAAATCCGCAGCTGCCAAGACCTCGGCAGGCAAGACATCAACGGACAAGGCGCCGGCGAAGAAAACACCAGCGAAGAAGGCTCCGGCAGCAAAGGCCAAATCCCCGGCGGTAAAATCGCTTGAGAAGGAGCAGAAGTCGACGGGCAAGGACAAAGTCGACGATCTCACGGAAAGCCTTGAGGAAAGTTTCCCGGCCAGCGATCCGCCGGCGCTCACCAACGCCGCAAAGGCAACGAAGCGCGCGGTCAAGAAGAGCTGATTACTGGAAGGCCCGCCGGTCAGGTGGGCGAAAAATGCCACGAACCGGATCGGGCGAATGCAGCTGCACTTCGCTCTTCAAAACACGTTTTTGAGAGAAATGGCTCCCCGGGCCGGATTCGAACCGGCGACCTGTCGATTAACAGTCGAATGCTCTACCGCTGAGCTACCAGGGAACGTGCGCTGCTTGGCGCGGTGTGAGCGGGGTAATACAAATGCTTTTCCGATTTGCCAAGCGGTTTTTTCAAAAAAAACGCATTCCTCTTGTTTTATCCCTCTGAAGCCCCGATTTTCCGGGCTTATCGACGTTCAAAAAATTATCCACAGGCCAGACGCTGAAGGGCAGGATGGAATGAAATTCGGAATGAACCACAAGACGGGTCGCCTCCATGTCGGAAAATGGAGCCTTGCCATGCCGCGTTCGCGGGTTGGCAGGATCGCAACCGGCTCCGCTCTGGTGGTTGGCGGAACGTTGGGGTTTTTGCCCGTTCTCGGTTTCTGGATGATTCCGCTCGGTCTTGTCGTACTTTCGCACGATCTGCCGGCGGTGCGTCGCAGGCGGCGAAGGCTCGCGGTCTGGTGGGCATCGCGGCAGAACGGCCGCGAGGCCCGTCGTAACAGGGGGCAGTAGGTTTATCCACCGATCGAGCTGCTGATGCCCTGTCCGGCCCAGAAGGCGGCATAGGCAAGCGCTGCGAAATAAATCGCCGTCAGGCCGAGAAACAGATAACCGCCGAGCACGGTGACGCCGTCTCTTTGAATCATGCCCGCAGATAAAAGCAGGATGGCGACACCGGGCAGGGTGTTGGAAAAGGGAATGAAGCCGAGTGGCATCATCAGCAACACGCCTGCCGTCATCAGCGCCAGACCGTTTATTCTGTTGGCGACAATGCCGGTGGTGAGCGCCGGTATACGCGGGCGAATAAATCCATCCAGCTTGGAAACGATGGCGACACCTTTTTGAAGCGCCGGTACCAGCTTTGCCGTTTCCATCTGCCGGTCGAGGATTTTCGCCGGCAGCCATGGCAGGCGGTTCAGCGTGATTGCGAGACTGACGAGGATGATCGCCGCGCCGAACACCGTGCTGACGCCGGGAATGGAGACCGGAATGAGAAAGGGCAGTGACGCAATTGCGCAGATAAGCAACAGGCCCTGTTCGCCGATTGCTTCCATCAGTTCGCGCAACGTGATCGTCTGGCCCTGCAGCTTGCCTATAAGCTTCTCCAGCGTGGTGCTGAGCTTTTCAGACGTATCAGTGAATGCGAATTCGTTCGTCATGCCGCTTCCCGGAAGTTGTTTTAACTCCGGGTTTGATAACATTCATCCGGCCACATGCCTATCGCCGATAGAAATCGGCATCGTCATGGTTCGTCGTATCTTTCGCTTTATTAGTGCGAGACCCAGTGGCTATAGGCGCCGGCGAGAAGAACCACCAGCAGGATGGCGAGTATCACCGGATTGATCGACGTAATGAAGTTTACATAGTCCATGATAACTTCCTCCACTTCTTACGGCCTTTATTCTACAGCAAAAAGGCGAGGTTATCTACCATAGGGTGAAATTTTGCACCGCAGCAACCGATTGCCGGTGTGGACTGGAATTGCTGGGATTTCTCATTTTCCGCGATGCAAAAATAAATCTTCCAACATTTGCCATTCTCTTGCGTTGTGTCTAATCCTGCTGCGGCGCTGGCTTTTCTCCGTCCGCTGCGCGCCGCCGTAAATCGCCTCAATCACCGCTGAGATGCCTCGGCACTCCCGCCTTGACTTCGCTCCACACTCTTCCCCGGGGACATGAAATGCTGAAAAACATCTATGCCTGGACGATGGCGCTTGCGGCGCGCAAAACCGCCGTATGGTGGCTGGCGATCGTCGCTTTTGTGGAGAGCTCCGTCTTCGTCGTGCCCGCGGATGTGCTTTTCCTGCCCATGGTGTTGGCCAAGCCGAAAAAGGCGATGTTTTATGCGTTTGTGGCGACG
The Agrobacterium cucumeris DNA segment above includes these coding regions:
- a CDS encoding TIGR02594 family protein, which encodes MRVSALILSAALAFTVAAPASAGMLNQAEKYTGLHESKNNKSLKNILGANPRSTPWCGLFLHAVASKAGRQSPKSYGFAKSWTSFGYAVPVGQAKPGDIVVIRNGRGYHAGILKSMSGKTAQILGGNQSGRVQVSNFNRKAIVSVRR
- a CDS encoding DUF2934 domain-containing protein, whose translation is MSHDREAAIREKARAIWEKEGRPDGHHERHWSEAEREVSAGAGAAKTTGKNGVKKSAAAKTSAGKTSTDKAPAKKTPAKKAPAAKAKSPAVKSLEKEQKSTGKDKVDDLTESLEESFPASDPPALTNAAKATKRAVKKS
- a CDS encoding methylated-DNA--[protein]-cysteine S-methyltransferase: MTNHYGYIVFPTALGHCGLAWAGRGIARLQLPAADAGETEKLLLKRVPSSTIAVPDTRTREVIAMITRYFTGEAIDFTPVELDLSGQERFFLDVYDVARQIGWGRTTTYGGIVKDLGLGMEKARDVGQAMAKNPVPLIIPCHRVLAAGGRLGGFSAPGGTTTKLRMLDLENAGRSRADEAQGSLF
- a CDS encoding exopolysaccharide biosynthesis protein, which encodes MTNEFAFTDTSEKLSTTLEKLIGKLQGQTITLRELMEAIGEQGLLLICAIASLPFLIPVSIPGVSTVFGAAIILVSLAITLNRLPWLPAKILDRQMETAKLVPALQKGVAIVSKLDGFIRPRIPALTTGIVANRINGLALMTAGVLLMMPLGFIPFSNTLPGVAILLLSAGMIQRDGVTVLGGYLFLGLTAIYFAALAYAAFWAGQGISSSIGG
- a CDS encoding DUF982 domain-containing protein gives rise to the protein MLLKDVKWEKPVTISLENGAPRIFNGVYEAFDFLQHEWPERGDKAHEQALRLCRASLMGDVAGEIARTAFVAASRQAQCLMEDRAETQNKIAS
- a CDS encoding cryptochrome/photolyase family protein; its protein translation is MPTTASPVIVWFRRDLRLSDNLALLAAVDHGGPIIPVYVREKSSGPLGGAQEWWLHHSLAALSAVLEKTGSRLLLLSGDAEKMLRQLISATGADSVFWNRRYDPAGMATDRALKQKLRDDGLTVRSFSGHLLHEPSRLKTKSGGPYRVYTPFWRALEGGEEPHAPAEVPKSLKAPKTWPTSEKLDGWKLLPVKPDWAKHFSDIWAPGEDGAQEKLDDFIDGALKGYEEGRDFPAKDATSMLSPHLALGEISPATVWHATKGLSRHIASNDISRFRKEIAWREFCYHLLFHFPELDEKNWNDSFDAFGWRDDQKSFKAWTRGMTGYPIVDAGMRQLWQHGTMHNRVRMIVASFLIKHLLIDWRKGEKWFRDTLVDADPASNAANWQWVAGSGADASPFFRIFNPILQGEKFDGDGDYVRHFVPELEKLERKYIHKPFEAPKDVLKKAGITLGETYPLPIVDHAKARERALAAYAAVKNNA